AGGGGACCGCAGACGACGTCGTGCGGCGGGCCGACACGGCGCTGTACCGCGCGAAGCGGACGGGCAAAAACCGCGTCGAGCTGTACTGGGCGGACGGGGAACGCCCCGATTAGCCGCCGTGCGCGGTCGATTCGGGCTACACTGGGCGGCGGCGATGACGGCGGATCCGCGGCGCAACCTGCAGCAGCTGGCGTTTTCCCGGTGCGTGCCGGTGAACGCGACGATCGAGGTGACGCTTCGCTGCAACCTCAAGTGCGTCCACTGCTACAACTTCGATCGCGCGCAGCCGCTGCCGATCGCGCGCGCCGCCGCCGAACTGTCCGGCGCCGAGATCGTCGACGCGATCGACCAGCTCGCGGCCGCGGGGGCGCTGTTCCTCACGTTTACCGGCGGCGAGGCGCTGCTGCACCCGCAGATTTACGAGTTCGTGCGCCACGCGGTCGCGCGGCGGTTCTCGGTCGCGGTCAAGACCAACGGCATGCATCTCGTGGATCGCGCGCGCGCGCTTCGCGATGCCGGGTGCGGCCGGGTGGATGTGAGCGTGTACGGCGCGTCCGCCGCGACGCACGATGCGTTCACGCTCGCGCCGGGGTCGTTCGACCGCACCGTCGCCGGCGTGCGCGCCGCGCTCGACGTCGGCATGCGCGTCCACCTCAACCTGTGCCTGGTGCGGACGAACGCGCACGAGGTGGCGGACATGGTTGCGCTCGCACAGGAACTCGGCGTCGGCTGCGGGATTGACCCGCAGATCACCCGGCGCTACGACGGGACCGACGAACCGCTCGATCTGCGCGTGGATCGGGACACCCTGCGCGCGCTGTACCGCGGACCGCTGGCGCCGTTCCTGTCGGCTGCGTCGTGCAGCCGGGACGCGGCGCCGCAGTGCAGCTGTGCCCGCAGCGTGGTCGCCATCGCGTCCAACGGCGACGTCTACCCGTGCATCGGCGCGCCGATCCGTGCCGGGAACCTGCGCGAGCAGTCGTTCGCGGACATCTGGGCGTCGTCGCCCGTGTTCGAGCGCATCCGCGGCCTGCGCCTCGCGGACTTCGCCGCATGCGCGCCGTGCCCGGACCGGCCGTGGTGCCGTCGCAGTTCGGGCGTCGTCTACGTCAACACCGGCGACTACACCGGGCCGGAGTCGTGGACGTGCATGGAGGCGTCGGTGTTGCGCGAGATCGCGCAGGAGCGCGCCGCCGCGAGCGCCAGCGCGGCGCCGGCCGGCGAGGGCGCGCGGTAGCTCGCGGGGCGCCGGCGGGCCGGTCCGGTGCGGCCGCACGGCTTCGACGTCGTTACGGCGGATCGTCGGCCAGCGCGCGCGACAGTGCGAGCGCGTCGAGGTCGCGCGGCGCGAGCGCCAGCGCGATGGCGACCAGTTCCGCCGCGCTCTCGCGGTCGCCATCGCGCGCCAGCGCGGCCGCGCCGTCGCGCTGGGCGCGCGCGAGGTCCGGCGCCAGCGCGAGGGCGCGCGCGGCACACGCCGCGCGCTGCGGCTCATCGCCGGCCGCGCGGGCGTAGCGGGCCGCGCACGCCCAAAAATAGGCCGTGTGTTCGCCGTCGGGGGCGGCCTCGGCCGCCGCCATCGCTTCGTCGGCGGCGCCGGCGAACTCGCCGGCCGCGGCGCTGATCCGCGCCAGGTCGAGCCATGCCCACGCGAACCGCGGGTGGGTGGCGACGAGCCGCTCGAGTTCGGCGCGCGCCGCGTCGGTCTGTCCCGTGCGCACCAGCGCGCGGCACAGCCGCCACCAGGGTCCGGCGGCCCGCCGGTCGCGCGCATGGGCGCGCCG
The nucleotide sequence above comes from Deltaproteobacteria bacterium. Encoded proteins:
- a CDS encoding tetratricopeptide repeat protein encodes the protein MTADAGRFDRIDRFVARYAPGVHILRPPAPRRAIAALPAPLQPVYAWHDGGELFHGALTILPAADVVRDADRWRVADVGRDTIYVDARGAVWRLDGDIGDWIPDGTSFDRWLDGWLEGEAVLYDRDGEFRDFGVDEAGDLTPQAAVARERRAHARDRRAAGPWWRLCRALVRTGQTDAARAELERLVATHPRFAWAWLDLARISAAAGEFAGAADEAMAAAEAAPDGEHTAYFWACAARYARAAGDEPQRAACAARALALAPDLARAQRDGAAALARDGDRESAAELVAIALALAPRDLDALALSRALADDPP
- a CDS encoding radical SAM protein encodes the protein MTADPRRNLQQLAFSRCVPVNATIEVTLRCNLKCVHCYNFDRAQPLPIARAAAELSGAEIVDAIDQLAAAGALFLTFTGGEALLHPQIYEFVRHAVARRFSVAVKTNGMHLVDRARALRDAGCGRVDVSVYGASAATHDAFTLAPGSFDRTVAGVRAALDVGMRVHLNLCLVRTNAHEVADMVALAQELGVGCGIDPQITRRYDGTDEPLDLRVDRDTLRALYRGPLAPFLSAASCSRDAAPQCSCARSVVAIASNGDVYPCIGAPIRAGNLREQSFADIWASSPVFERIRGLRLADFAACAPCPDRPWCRRSSGVVYVNTGDYTGPESWTCMEASVLREIAQERAAASASAAPAGEGAR